In Actinomadura citrea, a single window of DNA contains:
- a CDS encoding ATP-binding cassette domain-containing protein → MTSPPPAPGADRLLLRAAGRARGWTALVAATALADAAAAVLLPFALARAIDAVPPGGTPASAALWPCVALVAASAAAEVLSELATGCAAARATAWLRHTLVRHLLAADPAPRVPPGDVAGRMVGGAAEAGVAPAAATEAAAGLLPAAGALAALCLIDWRIAAAIAAALPAVALLMRAFVRDITASAHRYLTVQGTIAGRLAEAIAGTRTIAAAGTAGREAARILGPLPGLRAEGEAMWRVQGGIAARGLLALLLLQVAAVGIAGAELAAGRVTPGELVATVQYAGLAAGFGPVLTQLLRLGRARAGARRAAEILAWPARRHGTGDVPPGPGRLEFRGVAVPGALDGLDLTVPGGRAVAVVGRSGSGASALAALAGRLADPDRGEVLLDGTPLPRLGRTALRREIGYAFARPALFGATVRDAIAFGPSRPPDTWLREAARAARADGFIRRLPRGYGTPLAEAPLSGGELQRVGLARAFAHAGRVLVLDDATSSLDTVTELQITDALLDRFADRTRLIVAHRASTAARADLVVWLHEGRVRRVAPHEVLWPDPDYRAVFGGPA, encoded by the coding sequence ATGACCTCCCCTCCCCCGGCGCCCGGCGCGGACCGGCTGCTGCTGCGCGCCGCCGGCCGCGCCCGCGGCTGGACGGCGCTCGTCGCGGCCACCGCCCTGGCGGACGCGGCGGCGGCCGTCCTGCTCCCGTTCGCGCTGGCCCGCGCGATCGACGCGGTCCCGCCGGGCGGGACCCCCGCCTCGGCCGCGCTGTGGCCCTGCGTCGCGCTGGTCGCGGCGTCCGCGGCGGCGGAGGTGCTGTCGGAGCTCGCGACCGGCTGCGCGGCCGCGCGGGCGACGGCGTGGCTGCGGCACACCCTCGTCCGGCACCTGCTGGCGGCGGACCCGGCGCCGCGCGTCCCGCCGGGGGACGTGGCCGGACGCATGGTGGGCGGCGCGGCCGAGGCGGGCGTGGCGCCCGCCGCCGCGACCGAGGCCGCGGCCGGGCTGCTGCCGGCCGCCGGGGCGCTCGCCGCCCTCTGCCTCATCGACTGGCGGATCGCGGCGGCGATCGCGGCCGCACTGCCTGCGGTGGCGTTGCTGATGCGCGCGTTCGTCCGCGACATCACCGCGTCCGCGCACCGCTACCTCACCGTCCAGGGCACGATCGCGGGCCGCCTCGCCGAGGCCATCGCCGGGACCCGGACGATCGCCGCCGCCGGCACGGCGGGACGCGAGGCGGCGCGCATCCTCGGCCCCCTCCCCGGCCTGCGCGCCGAGGGCGAGGCGATGTGGCGGGTGCAGGGCGGCATCGCGGCGCGCGGCCTGCTGGCGCTGCTGCTCCTGCAGGTCGCGGCCGTCGGGATCGCCGGCGCCGAGCTCGCGGCGGGCCGCGTCACGCCGGGCGAGCTGGTCGCGACCGTCCAGTACGCGGGGCTCGCCGCCGGGTTCGGGCCCGTCCTCACCCAGCTGCTCCGCCTCGGCCGCGCCCGCGCCGGCGCCCGCCGCGCCGCGGAGATCCTGGCGTGGCCCGCGCGGCGCCACGGCACCGGCGACGTCCCGCCGGGCCCCGGCCGCCTGGAGTTCCGCGGGGTCGCCGTCCCCGGCGCGCTGGACGGCCTGGACCTCACGGTCCCCGGCGGGCGCGCCGTCGCCGTCGTGGGGCGTTCCGGCTCCGGCGCCTCCGCGCTCGCCGCGCTCGCCGGGCGGCTCGCCGACCCCGACCGCGGCGAGGTGCTGCTGGACGGCACGCCCCTCCCCCGGCTCGGCCGGACGGCGCTGCGCCGCGAGATCGGCTACGCCTTCGCCCGGCCGGCGCTGTTCGGCGCGACCGTCCGCGACGCCATCGCCTTCGGTCCCTCGCGCCCGCCGGACACCTGGCTGCGCGAGGCGGCGCGGGCCGCCCGCGCCGACGGCTTCATCCGCCGCCTCCCGCGGGGCTACGGCACACCGCTCGCGGAGGCGCCGCTGTCCGGCGGGGAGCTGCAGCGCGTGGGCCTGGCCCGCGCGTTCGCCCACGCCGGACGCGTCCTCGTCCTGGACGACGCGACCTCCAGCCTCGACACCGTGACCGAACTGCAGATCACCGACGCGCTGCTCGACCGGTTCGCCGACCGGACCCGCCTGATCGTGGCCCACCGCGCCTCCACCGCCGCCCGCGCCGACCTGGTCGTCTGGCTGCACGAGGGCCGCGTCCGCCGGGTCGCCCCGCACGAGGTCCTCTGGCCCGACCCCGACTACCGCGCGGTCTTCGGGGGTCCGGCGTGA
- a CDS encoding ATP-binding cassette domain-containing protein: protein MIGRREAARVLWRGAGDAVRARPRAVARAAGWSAVEAVPTAVFGRAVGEATDAFRTGRTSAAVAWLGALAVSALVGAVGSRRLYPALAAIVEPFRDDLVRRVATGALHRSLRGRPDTGAVARLTHQVEIVRDTFGGLLVVARGFAFTAGAALLGLATMTPEVVALVLPPLVLGLALFGAVFGRAAARQRELVVGEEEIAERTTALAAGLRDAVGCGGEDLLRAELGAAVEAQAAAGRAVARLAAVRAVALAVSGWLPLLLVLAAAPWLMRRGATAGTVIGALTYVLHGLQPALRTLVHGMGGSGLRLAVTLGRILETGAPDAPVPPEPAAPVPGAPAVELRGVTFAYGDGARPVIENLDLVVPPGDHLAVVGPSGIGKSTLAALIAGLAAPGAGEVLVDGRPAGDPGRRVLVPQEAYVFSGTLLDNLTYHAPDAGPCEAGRAVDALGLAPLVRDLGGYGARLEPGALTEAQRQCVALCRAYLAPQPVVILDEAAYRLDPAAEARMEEAFARRPGTLVVIAHRISSAMRARRVLVLDGTRAHLGRHADLPAVCPLYRDLIGRWEEGSQPPGVLGDPDGLDPVLRADLAVDAGEVVADGADRQDEVLGDLRRGSAP, encoded by the coding sequence GTGATCGGGAGGCGGGAGGCGGCGCGGGTCCTGTGGCGCGGTGCCGGGGACGCCGTCCGGGCGCGCCCGCGGGCGGTGGCGCGGGCCGCCGGGTGGTCGGCGGTGGAGGCCGTGCCCACGGCGGTGTTCGGGCGGGCCGTCGGGGAGGCCACCGACGCGTTCCGGACGGGCCGCACGTCCGCCGCGGTCGCCTGGCTCGGCGCCCTCGCCGTGTCGGCCCTGGTGGGGGCGGTCGGGAGCCGGCGGCTGTATCCGGCGCTGGCCGCGATCGTGGAGCCGTTCCGGGACGACCTGGTGAGGCGGGTCGCGACGGGGGCGCTGCACCGGTCGCTGCGGGGACGGCCCGACACGGGCGCGGTCGCGCGGCTCACCCACCAGGTGGAGATCGTCCGGGACACGTTCGGCGGGCTGCTCGTCGTCGCGCGCGGGTTCGCGTTCACGGCCGGGGCGGCGCTGCTGGGGCTGGCGACGATGACGCCGGAGGTGGTGGCGCTGGTGCTGCCGCCGCTCGTGCTCGGGCTGGCGCTGTTCGGGGCGGTGTTCGGGAGGGCGGCCGCGCGTCAGCGGGAGCTCGTCGTCGGCGAGGAGGAGATCGCCGAACGGACCACCGCCCTGGCCGCCGGGCTGCGGGACGCCGTCGGGTGCGGCGGCGAGGACCTGCTGCGGGCGGAACTGGGCGCCGCCGTGGAGGCGCAGGCGGCGGCCGGGCGCGCGGTGGCGCGGCTCGCGGCGGTGCGCGCCGTCGCCCTCGCGGTGAGCGGCTGGCTGCCGCTGCTGCTGGTCCTCGCGGCGGCGCCGTGGCTGATGCGGCGCGGCGCCACGGCGGGGACGGTGATCGGCGCGCTGACCTACGTCCTGCACGGGTTGCAGCCGGCGCTGCGCACGCTCGTGCACGGGATGGGCGGCAGCGGGCTGCGGCTGGCGGTGACGCTCGGCCGGATCCTGGAGACGGGCGCGCCGGACGCGCCCGTCCCGCCCGAGCCCGCCGCGCCCGTGCCGGGGGCTCCGGCGGTGGAGCTGCGCGGCGTGACCTTCGCCTACGGGGACGGCGCGCGGCCGGTGATCGAGAACCTGGACCTGGTCGTCCCGCCCGGCGACCACCTGGCCGTGGTGGGGCCGAGCGGGATCGGCAAGTCGACGCTGGCGGCGCTGATCGCGGGGCTGGCCGCGCCCGGCGCGGGCGAGGTCCTGGTGGACGGGCGGCCGGCGGGCGACCCGGGCCGCCGGGTGCTCGTCCCGCAGGAGGCGTACGTCTTCAGCGGCACCCTCCTCGACAACCTCACCTACCACGCGCCGGACGCCGGCCCGTGCGAGGCGGGCCGGGCCGTGGACGCGCTGGGGCTGGCGCCGCTCGTCCGCGACCTCGGCGGGTACGGGGCGCGGCTGGAGCCCGGCGCGCTGACCGAGGCCCAGCGGCAGTGCGTCGCGCTGTGCCGGGCCTACCTCGCGCCGCAGCCCGTCGTCATCCTGGACGAGGCCGCGTACCGGCTCGACCCGGCCGCCGAGGCGCGGATGGAGGAGGCGTTCGCGCGGCGGCCCGGCACGCTGGTCGTCATCGCGCACCGGATCAGCTCGGCGATGCGCGCCCGCCGCGTCCTGGTGCTGGACGGGACCCGCGCCCACCTCGGGCGGCACGCGGACCTGCCCGCGGTGTGCCCGCTGTACCGGGACCTGATCGGCCGCTGGGAGGAGGGCTCACAGCCACCCGGCGTCCTCGGCGATCCGGATGGCCTGGACCCGGTTCTCCGCGCCGATCTTGCGGTTGATGCGGGAGAGGTGGTTGCGGACGGTGCCGATCGTCAGGACGAGGTCCTCGGCGATCTGCGCCGCGGAAGCGCCCCGTGA
- a CDS encoding ornithine cyclodeaminase family protein, with product MTLLLARSILESLLDPAPCLDALRRGFTAEDGGAAARRVIVELPEQGTATALMPGVVEGIPAYTVKVNAKFPGSRPALRGVVCLHDLGTGELLALLDSATVTAWRTGLAAALGTHVLARPAAGSVAVIGAGAQAELVMRGLGELREVRGLTVFDLDAARAADFAARHGARLDAPATVAPDPRAAVRDAGIVVLATWARRPLLHAADVAPGTHLTSLGADQPGKAELGADLLEGARVVVDDVPLAVEMGVLAGAGLDVEHAAGTLRDLMRGQVPGRVKDGEITVYAPVGLPWQDLVLSWTAYTAARAAGAGAEFDFLG from the coding sequence GTGACGCTCCTCTTGGCCCGTTCCATCCTTGAGTCGCTGCTCGACCCCGCCCCCTGCCTGGACGCCCTGCGCCGCGGCTTCACGGCCGAGGACGGCGGGGCCGCCGCCCGCCGGGTGATCGTCGAGCTGCCGGAGCAGGGCACCGCGACGGCGCTGATGCCGGGCGTGGTCGAGGGGATCCCCGCCTACACGGTGAAGGTGAACGCCAAGTTCCCCGGCAGCCGGCCGGCGCTGCGCGGCGTCGTCTGCCTGCACGACCTCGGGACCGGCGAGCTGCTGGCCCTGCTGGACTCGGCGACCGTGACCGCCTGGCGCACCGGCCTGGCCGCCGCGCTCGGAACCCACGTCCTGGCGCGCCCCGCGGCCGGCTCGGTCGCGGTGATCGGTGCGGGCGCGCAGGCCGAACTGGTCATGCGGGGCCTGGGCGAGCTGCGGGAGGTGCGCGGCCTCACCGTGTTCGACCTGGACGCCGCCCGCGCCGCGGACTTCGCCGCGCGGCACGGCGCCCGGCTGGACGCGCCCGCGACCGTGGCGCCCGACCCGCGCGCCGCCGTCCGGGACGCCGGGATCGTCGTCCTGGCGACCTGGGCGCGCCGCCCCCTGCTGCACGCCGCCGACGTGGCCCCCGGGACGCACCTCACCTCGCTCGGCGCGGACCAGCCCGGCAAGGCGGAACTGGGGGCCGACCTGCTGGAGGGCGCCCGCGTCGTCGTCGACGACGTCCCCCTGGCCGTCGAGATGGGCGTGCTGGCGGGCGCGGGCCTGGACGTCGAGCACGCCGCCGGGACGCTGCGCGACCTGATGCGCGGCCAGGTGCCCGGGCGGGTGAAGGACGGCGAGATCACGGTGTACGCGCCCGTCGGGCTGCCCTGGCAGGACCTCGTGCTGAGCTGGACGGCCTACACCGCGGCCCGCGCCGCGGGCGCCGGCGCGGAGTTCGATTTCCTCGGCTGA
- a CDS encoding S1 family peptidase has protein sequence MKIRPTRVRGAAATVAASGLVATALVAVPAANATLDAPGGGVTTRSDTGGVAAKLAQRLGDRSAGAYVDQATRNLVVTVTDAKAAQAVRAAGAVPKSVARSGSDLKKVMAALKRDATVPGTAWAVDPAANQVVLTMDSTVKGARFTKVRSAATKQGAAVRTTRVAGRFRMFTAGGDPIYTGSARCSLGFNVRKGSEYYFLTAGHCTEAGSTWTDESGGALGGNAGSSFPGNDYGLVKYDSSPEDTQGGVTVNGQFQDITGAADATVGETVTRSGSTTGVHDGQVTALNQTVNYQEGSVSGLIQTTVCAEPGDSGGPLFAGSSAVGLTSGGSGDCSSGGVTFFQPVTEPLSAFGVEIY, from the coding sequence GTGAAGATCCGTCCTACCCGCGTCCGCGGAGCCGCCGCCACCGTGGCGGCGTCCGGGCTCGTGGCGACCGCCCTGGTCGCCGTCCCCGCCGCGAACGCGACCCTCGACGCGCCCGGCGGGGGCGTCACCACCCGATCCGACACCGGTGGGGTGGCCGCGAAGCTGGCGCAACGGCTCGGCGACCGCAGCGCCGGCGCCTACGTGGACCAGGCGACCAGGAACCTGGTCGTCACGGTCACCGACGCCAAGGCCGCGCAGGCGGTCAGGGCCGCCGGGGCCGTGCCGAAGAGCGTCGCGCGCAGCGGCTCGGACCTGAAGAAGGTCATGGCCGCGCTCAAGCGCGACGCGACCGTCCCGGGCACCGCCTGGGCCGTGGACCCGGCCGCCAACCAGGTCGTCCTCACCATGGACAGCACGGTCAAGGGCGCCCGGTTCACCAAGGTGCGCAGCGCCGCGACCAAGCAGGGCGCGGCCGTGCGCACCACGCGGGTCGCGGGGAGGTTCCGCATGTTCACCGCCGGCGGCGACCCGATCTACACCGGCAGCGCCCGCTGCTCCCTGGGCTTCAACGTCAGGAAGGGAAGCGAGTACTACTTCCTGACGGCGGGGCACTGCACCGAGGCGGGCTCCACCTGGACCGACGAATCGGGAGGCGCGCTCGGCGGCAACGCCGGCAGCAGCTTCCCCGGCAACGACTACGGCCTCGTCAAGTACGACTCCAGCCCGGAGGACACGCAGGGCGGCGTCACGGTCAACGGACAGTTCCAGGACATCACCGGCGCCGCCGACGCCACGGTCGGCGAGACCGTGACCCGCAGCGGCAGCACCACCGGCGTCCACGACGGGCAGGTCACCGCGCTCAACCAGACGGTGAACTACCAGGAGGGCAGCGTCAGCGGCCTCATCCAGACGACGGTGTGCGCCGAACCGGGCGACAGCGGCGGCCCGCTGTTCGCCGGGTCGAGCGCGGTCGGGCTGACCTCGGGCGGCAGCGGTGACTGCTCGTCCGGGGGCGTCACGTTCTTCCAGCCCGTGACCGAGCCGCTGTCGGCGTTCGGGGTCGAGATCTACTAG
- a CDS encoding S1 family peptidase: MKIRHRRVRAAAVTTAAAGLVAATLATAPTASAAPAAPAAPAAPGDVATSLANQLGTRSAGSYLKDGKLVVTVTDAQAAQAVRAAGAVPRTVARSGADLKKVEAALKREATVPGTAWAVDPASNQVVLSVDSTVKGARLTKVRAAASRQGAAVRTESVAGRFQTLTRGGEAIYTGGARCSLGFNVRRGSGYAFITAGHCTNIGSTWTDSSGRTLGRTAGSSFPGNDYGIVTYSSTPTDTQGTVSLYSGTRDITSAGNAAVNQTVYRSGSTTGLHNGRVTALNQTVNYQEGSVSGLIRTTVCAEPGDSGGSLFAGNTALGLTSGGSGNCSSGGTTFFQPITEPLSVYSASVY, encoded by the coding sequence GTGAAGATCCGTCACAGGCGCGTCCGTGCCGCGGCCGTCACCACGGCCGCGGCCGGCCTGGTGGCCGCCACCCTGGCCACCGCTCCCACCGCGTCCGCGGCTCCGGCGGCTCCCGCCGCACCGGCCGCTCCCGGCGACGTCGCGACGTCCCTGGCGAACCAGCTCGGAACCCGCAGCGCGGGCTCCTACCTCAAGGACGGCAAGCTGGTCGTCACGGTCACCGACGCGCAGGCCGCCCAGGCCGTGCGCGCCGCGGGCGCGGTGCCGCGGACCGTCGCGCGCAGCGGCGCGGACCTGAAGAAGGTCGAGGCCGCGCTCAAGCGCGAGGCGACCGTCCCGGGCACCGCCTGGGCCGTGGACCCCGCGAGCAACCAGGTCGTCCTCAGCGTGGACAGCACGGTCAAGGGCGCCCGGCTCACGAAGGTCCGCGCCGCCGCGAGCAGGCAGGGCGCGGCGGTCCGCACCGAGAGCGTCGCCGGGAGGTTCCAGACGCTCACCCGAGGCGGCGAGGCCATCTACACCGGCGGCGCCAGGTGCTCGCTGGGCTTCAACGTCAGGAGGGGAAGCGGCTACGCCTTCATCACCGCCGGGCACTGCACCAACATCGGTTCGACCTGGACCGACAGCTCGGGCCGGACGCTGGGCCGCACCGCCGGCAGCAGCTTCCCCGGCAACGACTACGGCATCGTCACGTACTCCTCGACGCCCACCGACACGCAGGGCACGGTCAGCCTCTACAGCGGCACCCGCGACATCACCAGCGCCGGAAACGCCGCGGTCAACCAGACCGTGTACCGCAGCGGCAGCACCACCGGCCTGCACAACGGCCGGGTCACCGCGCTCAACCAGACGGTGAACTACCAGGAGGGCAGCGTCAGCGGCCTCATCCGCACGACGGTGTGCGCCGAGCCGGGCGACAGCGGCGGCTCCCTGTTCGCCGGGAACACCGCGCTCGGCCTGACCTCGGGCGGCAGCGGCAACTGCTCCTCGGGCGGGACGACGTTCTTCCAGCCCATCACCGAGCCGCTGTCGGTGTACAGCGCGTCCGTCTACTAA
- a CDS encoding thioesterase II family protein, producing MTWFRCPETRPWASMRLFCLPHAGGSAVFYRPWAKRAGPAVEVQAVQYPGRADRMADAFVTDARQLARLIAGAMAPLMDRPAALFGHSMGAVLAYEVARLLEERGTAPVHVFASGARPPDDRGDEHLRHKDDDGLVAELVRLGGTDAELLAEPELRELVLPYVRNDFTLIEEYAHRPEPPLTVPVTAIIGDADPHVDEELARGWERATRGRFALRVLPGGHFYLADQQPAVLAEVLRTLEVPAV from the coding sequence GTGACCTGGTTCCGCTGCCCCGAGACGCGCCCCTGGGCGTCGATGCGGCTGTTCTGCCTGCCGCACGCGGGCGGGTCGGCGGTGTTCTACCGGCCGTGGGCCAAGCGGGCCGGCCCGGCCGTCGAGGTGCAGGCCGTCCAGTACCCGGGGCGCGCCGACCGGATGGCGGACGCGTTCGTCACCGACGCCCGCCAGCTCGCCCGCCTCATCGCCGGGGCGATGGCGCCGCTGATGGACCGCCCCGCCGCGCTGTTCGGGCACAGCATGGGCGCCGTCCTCGCCTACGAGGTGGCGCGGCTGCTGGAGGAGCGGGGCACCGCCCCGGTGCACGTGTTCGCCTCCGGGGCCCGCCCGCCCGACGACCGGGGCGACGAGCACCTCCGCCACAAGGACGACGACGGCCTCGTCGCCGAGCTGGTGCGGCTCGGGGGGACCGACGCCGAGCTGCTGGCGGAGCCGGAGCTGCGCGAGCTCGTCCTGCCGTACGTCCGCAACGACTTCACGCTGATCGAGGAGTACGCCCACCGGCCCGAGCCGCCGCTGACCGTCCCGGTCACCGCGATCATCGGGGACGCCGACCCGCACGTGGACGAGGAGCTGGCCCGCGGCTGGGAGCGCGCCACCCGCGGGCGGTTCGCGCTCCGGGTGCTGCCCGGCGGGCACTTCTACCTGGCCGACCAGCAGCCCGCCGTGCTCGCCGAGGTCCTGCGGACGCTGGAGGTCCCGGCCGTCTGA
- a CDS encoding GNAT family N-acetyltransferase, translating to MSEAGWRPPPETAHLRVPSVTEWEMEMRDAADLRPAPLPGVEMTFTLAGLPSPDVNRALYATVGARVCWTDRFPWTYEQWRAWVERPELSTWIAMAEGTIAGFFEIEAQPGGDTEIHLVGLTPAFVGRGYGGYLVEQCTRRAWQRGELWALSGGPATRVWLRTSSLDHPNAIANYRRRGFKVAAESTASKLVPDPRVAPWPLPRDPRAASRRHEEEELIT from the coding sequence GTGAGTGAGGCGGGCTGGAGGCCGCCTCCGGAGACCGCGCATCTGCGGGTCCCCTCGGTCACCGAGTGGGAGATGGAGATGCGGGACGCCGCCGACCTGCGTCCCGCGCCGCTGCCGGGCGTCGAGATGACGTTCACCCTCGCCGGGCTGCCGTCCCCCGACGTCAACCGCGCCCTCTACGCGACCGTCGGCGCCCGCGTCTGCTGGACCGACCGCTTCCCGTGGACGTACGAGCAGTGGCGGGCCTGGGTGGAGCGGCCGGAGCTGTCGACGTGGATCGCCATGGCCGAGGGCACCATCGCCGGCTTCTTCGAGATCGAGGCGCAGCCCGGCGGCGACACCGAGATCCACCTGGTCGGCCTCACCCCCGCGTTCGTCGGGCGCGGCTACGGCGGCTACCTCGTCGAGCAGTGCACCCGCCGCGCCTGGCAGCGCGGCGAGCTGTGGGCCCTCAGCGGCGGGCCCGCGACGCGGGTGTGGCTGCGCACCAGCAGCCTCGACCACCCGAACGCCATCGCCAACTACCGGCGGCGGGGCTTTAAGGTGGCGGCGGAGAGCACCGCGTCGAAGCTCGTGCCGGACCCGCGGGTCGCGCCGTGGCCGCTGCCGCGCGACCCCCGCGCGGCGTCGCGCCGGCACGAGGAGGAGGAGTTGATCACGTGA
- a CDS encoding MbtH family protein — MTNPFEDPEGTYLVLVNDEGQHSLWPSFAEVPAGWTVAKDEDTRQACLDFVNENWTDMRPKSLIEAMGE, encoded by the coding sequence ATGACCAACCCCTTCGAGGACCCCGAGGGCACCTACCTCGTCCTCGTCAACGACGAGGGCCAGCACTCGCTGTGGCCGTCCTTCGCCGAGGTCCCCGCCGGCTGGACGGTGGCCAAGGACGAGGACACCCGCCAGGCGTGCCTCGACTTCGTCAACGAGAACTGGACGGACATGCGGCCGAAGAGCCTCATCGAGGCCATGGGTGAGTGA